ATTCCGCGCGACAAGTCGGAGATGAATTTTGAAGAGTTCACCTCTTCGGGCAAAACCTTCACGGTCCTCGAGCAGCAGGAGGCCTGGGAAGCCTTCATTCAACAGGATCCCTACCTCAGCAAACATCGCGGGCAATACGCCGAGCGCGGTGCCATTCACCTGCCGATGGTTTATCGTGCCGACCTCAGCATTACGCAGGATTTGTTCACCAATGTCAGCGGCAAACGCAACGGCCTGCAATTCCGCGTCGATTTGCTCAATGTCGGCAATTTGATCAACAAGAACTGGGGCGTAGGCCAGCGCCTGGTCACCACCCAGCCGTTGATTGCCCGCGGCGCCGATGCCGAAGGCAAGGCGCGGTATCGCCTGCGCAATATCGGGACTTCGTTGATCTCCAAGACCTACGAGCCGACCGCCACAGAGAACGACGTTTTCCGGATTCAGTTCAGCTTGCGGTACAGCTTCAACTGAGATCACCCCGGGATTGTAAAAGCCGCCTCCGGCAACGGAGGCGGCTTTTTTGTTGACCGCCCGAAATCATCGTTTATGGATCAAGCCGATCCTGCCACGGCCGGACCTGTGCATTGCAGGCTCTGGCCCGGCAAATAAAAAGGCCGGTGCTGCACGCATCGGCCTTTTCCCTTTCGGCTTGTCGCAAGCGCGTGTCGCTTGCGACTCGTTCACTTCACATCGCAATCATTACAGCGGATGATACTCGCCGGGCAACGGCGTCGCAGTTTTCAGCCAACCGTACTGGCTTGCCGCCCCCGCCGAATTTTCCTCTGCCGCTCACCCCGCCATACGCCTTCACCGCTGCAGAATCATGCGTTTCACTCTCACCTGGTCGCCGCTTTGCAACCGCATGAAATAAACCCCGGTCGGCACTTCATTGCCGAACTTGTCCCGGCCATTCCAGCTTGTTTGTCGATAGCCGGCCGGCTGCACGCCATCCACCAGTTTGCGCACCACCTGACCGGTGAGATTGTAGATGATCAAGCTGACCGGCGCCGCCTCCGGCAGGGCATACGTGATGGTGGTGTGTGAATAAAACGGATTGGGATGATTGCCCAGCAATTGCAGGTCAGCGGGCAGCCGGTTGGCCGTGATTGACGCCAGGGTTTGTGTGGTGGTGTTGCTGTTGGGCCGCGGCAGCGCGCTGCTGCCGAATTCAACCACCAGTTGCGGCGGATTCGCGCCCTCCCGGCTGCTGCACACACCCAGCGCCGTCGTGTTGTTCAGGATCGCGAGACTCACCGTGCCGTTGCCGCTCACGGCAGCAGTAACGTCCCATTCGTACCAGGCGTCCTTGCTCAACGGGCCCTGGGTGGCGAGCGCGCCGCCGTTACGGTCGGCATTGTTCCAGGTGAGGCCGGACTCGGTCCATGGCGTGGTTGTGCCGACATAGTAGTTGGAAGCGGAGTAGACCGTGGCGTTGTCATTGCTGCCGGTGGTCACATACACCCGTAGTTTCGCGCTTTGTACGCTGCCGGTGATGCCGGCAACCTCGAACTTGAGATAGCTAATGAAAGTCAAGTTGCTGTAGCGGAAACGCAAGCCTGCTTCGCTGCCGTAGTTGTTGTCCGGATTTTCCGCTGAAGTGTAGGCATCCGCAATTGGCGTGAACGTGAGAGATGAGATCGTGCTGTTTGAGACGGTGATGCTCACAGTGGCGGCATTGGAGGTGGCGCCGGCATTGTCCCTGACAGTGTAGGCGAAACTGTCGCTGCCGGCGAAGCCGGGATTGGGGGTGTAGGTGACGGCACCGGAGCTGGAGTTGACGCTGGTGGTGCCGTTGGCAGCGGCGGTGGTGATGGTGACCGAAGCGGGATCGAGCGTGCCATCGCTGTCGGAATCATTGGCCAGCACGTTGATGGTGACAGCGGTGCCTGCGGTTGTGCTGGCCGAGTCATTGTTGGCCACGGGCGCAGCATTGCCGGGGTTGACAGTGATGCTCACAGTGGCGGCATTGGAGGTGGCGCCGGCATTGTCCCTCACGGTGTAGGCGAAACTGTCGCTGCCGGCGAAACCGGGATTGGGGGTGTAGGTGACGGCACCGGAGCTGGAGTTGACGCTGGTGGTGCCGTTGGCAGCGGCGGTGGTGATGGTGACCGAAGCGGGATCGAGCGTGCCATCGCTGTCGGAATCATTGGCCAGCACATTGATGGTGACAGCGGTGCCTGCGGTTGTGCTGGCCGAGTCATTGTTGGCCACAGGCGCAGCATTGCCGGAGCCAGGGCTGTACTCGATCACAAGCTGGGGTGGCTGGCTGCCTTCGCGGCTGCTGAAGTAGCCGTTGGCCGTGGTGGCGTTGAGTATTGCAAAGCTGTAGGTGCCGTTGCCNNNNNNNNNNNNNNNNNNNNNNNNNNNNNNNNNNNNNNNNNNNNNNNNNNNNNNNNNNNNNNNNNNNNNNNNNNNNNNNNNNNNNNNNNNNNNNNNNNTGCCTGAGATGCCAGTGACTTCGAATTTGAGATAGACACTGAAGGTCGAACTGGCATTGCGGAAGCGCAGCGTGCTGGCGGTGCCGTAATTGCTCGTGGGCTTTGACTTGGAAATGTGAGTGTCCGCCTCCGGCGTGAGCGTCACAGTCACCGTGCCGGTTGGCGAGGTCACCACAAAGTCACTGTTGCTGGTGGCGGTTGAGCTGCCGTTGCTGACCACAATCCTGCCCGTCGAGGCGCCGGCTGGCACAATAGCCCGGATTTGCGTGGCGGAATCGATCACAAAACTCGCTGCCGGCTGTCCGTTGAAAATCACTTGTGTGACGTCTGAGAAATTGTTGCCGCTGATTGTTACCTCTGTTCCCACTGGACCGCTGGCGGGCGTGAACGAAGTGATGCCCGGCGGCGGCAGAACAATCAAACTTGCCAGCGTGCCGGCCACGATTTGCGTCGCGTTGTCATCGCTGAAGACGTTGACGCCATTGGGTGAGACCGTGCGCCATCTCAGCGTGTCGGCCATACCAGGGTCATTGATGGTAAAGCGGATGGTCACCACATCCAGGAAGGAAGTGCCAACCGTGGTGCCGTTGCCGGCACTGCCGTTGTATTCGAAATTCGCGGAGACCCTGCCACTGGCCGGTTCGGTCACGGTCGGTGCGGTATACTGGCTGCCGTTGAAATTATGGGCGGTGAGCAGCGTCGGCTGGGAAAACCTGGCAGGATTGTAGGTGAAAACCAGATTTCCCGAGCCCATGCGAAAACTGGTGCCGTTGGCTTTCAGTTGCACCTTGAGATCGACATGGCCGCCGGTGACGCCATCGTCGGCGACCACAACAAACCGCAAATCGAAAGTTTGCGCCCAAGACGAAGGGGTAATAAAGGTGAGCATGAGGATGAGAGCCAGGGCATGCTTGTGCATCTGTCACCTTTCTGAAAAGATCCACCTGAAGACACGACTGAACGAATGACCGCTCACACGCATAGTCGAGCGGTTCACCTGATTCTGAAGATATGCACTGAAGCTGGGGAGGTGCTGTCTTGGCACAGCCACCGGGCGAGAGTCCGTCCTCACAACCGAGGTGTTCGTGAAGCCGGAAAAAATCAGGTGGGATTCCTTTCCCGCAGCAGTGCCACCCGAACCGTGCCCACGGGTTGCCGGCTGCTCTGATGACAAGCAGATATACTTGCATGCCGCGGCATTCGCAGAGGCGGTGTGGCGAGCCGGCGGGAAAGGCGGCGGACTCTGCTGCCCATAAAATGCCCTGGCGCCATCCCGCCCTGCAGGGCGGGGCAGGTTCGTCATCACCCCCGCATGCTTGATGCTTGCGGCGCCTGTGTGCGACCTGGCGCACAAGCCGCGGCCAAAAACACCTTGACACACCGCAACGGCCATGCTATATTGCATCACAAAATTTTAACGAATGCGCGGTTGCCGGCGAGTACTCGCTCTGCGATTTCTGATGATCCCCAGCTCGACTTTTTCTTTTCGGCCAATCTCGCGCCGCAGGTTTTGCCGGCAAATCGCCGGCCTGGCCCTGCTCACTGCCTGCTCTCCCCCGCACCACTATCTGCCCGCAACGCCGCCGCGCCGGAAGCGTCTGCGCGATCTGGGCATTGTCATTGGCACGTTGCCGACGGGCGCTTGCAATGCCATCACGGATGTGGCCGGGGTGCAAGTCGGGCACTGCACCCGCCTCGCCGGCGCCGGCGCTCTGCGTGTGGGGCAGGGGCCGATCCGCACCGGGGTGACCGTCATCATGCCGGGCAGACAGGTGGTGGTGGAAAATGTCACCGCCGCGCGCTTCGTGATGAATGGCAATGGCGAAATGACCGGACTCGGTGCGGTCGACCAAACGGGTTTGCTGCAGACACCGATCTTTCTCACCGATACTTCGAATGTCGGCCGCGTGATGAATGGCGCGTTGACCTGGCTGCTGCAATCTTATCCCGAAATCGGTGACACGGCCCCCGTGCCGGTGCCGGTGGTGGCGGAGACCTGGGCCGCCTTCCTGCATGATGCCGAAGGCCGCCATCTCGAGGACGAACATGTGCTGGCTGCGATTGCGGATGCGCGCTCCGGCCCGGTGGCGGAGGGCGCAGTCGGCGGGGGTGTCGGCATGGTGTGTTTCGATTTCAAAGGCGGCATCGGCACGGCTTCGCGCGTCTTGCCGGCCACGCACGGCGGCTATACTTTCGGCGTTCTGGTGCAGGCCAATTTCGGTGAACGGGAACAACTCATCATCAATGGCGTGCCGGTGGGCAGGGAAATCACCGACCTCATGCCGGTGACGAGCCGCAAGGCAAAATCTCTCATTTTGATCGGCGCCACGGATGCTCCGATGATCCCTGCACAATTGCAACGCCTGTGCAAGCACATGATTCTGGGCATGGCGCGTACCGGCGGCCAGTCGGGTCACAGCTC
The window above is part of the candidate division KSB1 bacterium genome. Proteins encoded here:
- a CDS encoding tandem-95 repeat protein; this encodes GNGTYSFAILNATTANGYFSSREGSQPPQLVIEYSPGSGNAAPVANNDSASTTAGTAVTINVLANDSDSDGTLDPASVTITTAAANGTTSVNSSSGAVTYTPNPGFAGSDSFAYTVRDNAGATSNAATVSITVNPGNAAPVANNDSASTTAGTAVTINVLANDSDSDGTLDPASVTITTAAANGTTSVNSSSGAVTYTPNPGFAGSDSFAYTVRDNAGATSNAATVSITVSNSTISSLTFTPIADAYTSAENPDNNYGSEAGLRFRYSNLTFISYLKFEVAGITGSVQSAKLRVYVTTGSNDNATVYSASNYYVGTTTPWTESGLTWNNADRNGGALATQGPLSKDAWYEWDVTAAVSGNGTVSLAILNNTTALGVCSSREGANPPQLVVEFGSSALPRPNSNTTTQTLASITANRLPADLQLLGNHPNPFYSHTTITYALPEAAPVSLIIYNLTGQVVRKLVDGVQPAGYRQTSWNGRDKFGNEVPTGVYFMRLQSGDQVRVKRMILQR
- a CDS encoding IPT/TIG domain-containing protein, encoding MHKHALALILMLTFITPSSWAQTFDLRFVVVADDGVTGGHVDLKVQLKANGTSFRMGSGNLVFTYNPARFSQPTLLTAHNFNGSQYTAPTVTEPASGRVSANFEYNGSAGNGTTVGTSFLDVVTIRFTINDPGMADTLRWRTVSPNGVNVFSDDNATQIVAGTLASLIVLPPPGITSFTPASGPVGTEVTISGNNFSDVTQVIFNGQPAASFVIDSATQIRAIVPAGASTGRIVVSNGSSTATSNSDFVVTSPTGTVTVTLTPEADTHISKSKPTSNYGTASTLRFRNASSTFSVYLKFEVTGISG
- a CDS encoding P1 family peptidase, which gives rise to MIPSSTFSFRPISRRRFCRQIAGLALLTACSPPHHYLPATPPRRKRLRDLGIVIGTLPTGACNAITDVAGVQVGHCTRLAGAGALRVGQGPIRTGVTVIMPGRQVVVENVTAARFVMNGNGEMTGLGAVDQTGLLQTPIFLTDTSNVGRVMNGALTWLLQSYPEIGDTAPVPVPVVAETWAAFLHDAEGRHLEDEHVLAAIADARSGPVAEGAVGGGVGMVCFDFKGGIGTASRVLPATHGGYTFGVLVQANFGEREQLIINGVPVGREITDLMPVTSRKAKSLILIGATDAPMIPAQLQRLCKHMILGMARTGGQSGHSSGDLALFFSTGIQIRPGDAFTDIQIFNDEWLSRAHQAAGEAAEEAILNALCAAETTVGIDGNTAFALPLERLPAIMRKYGR